The following are encoded together in the Ictidomys tridecemlineatus isolate mIctTri1 chromosome X, mIctTri1.hap1, whole genome shotgun sequence genome:
- the LOC101966517 gene encoding ragulator complex protein LAMTOR5 has translation MEATLEQHLEDTMKNPSIVGVLCTDSEGFNLGCRETLSDEHAGVISVLGQQAAKLTSDSTDIPVVCLESDNGNIMIQKHAGITVAVHKMAS, from the coding sequence ATGGAGGCGACTTTGGAGCAGCACTTGGAGGATACAATGAAGAATCCGTCCATTGTTGGAGTCCTGTGCACAGACTCAGAAGGATTTAATCTGGGCTGTCGTGAGACCCTGTCAGATGAACATGCTGGGGTTATATCGGTTCTAGGCCAACAAGCAGCTAAACTAACCTCTGACTCCACTGATATTCCTGTGGTGTGCCTAGAATCAGATAATGGGAACATTATGATCCAAAAACATGCTGGCATCACTGTGGCAGTGCACAAAATGGCCTCTTAA